The following coding sequences are from one Paenibacillus stellifer window:
- a CDS encoding glycosyltransferase — translation MNGRRGASALGKTANTAGVSIIVCTNRPRFFANMISNYRTQQMKSKELIIILIKDSMNLERYRKKVRAYRDISIYKVPEKISLGQCLNCGIAKARYPLIAKFDDDDYYSPYYLKEQVKELNRTKSDIIGKHACLVYLESTRQLIIRSPKEQRKPVIFIQGGTVLFRRPVAKQVLFSDRSVGEDVDFLQRCKKKGYRAYATSVYNYVYMRRKNKGSHTWKAKDSFYLKDSIPLAVTDNYRRIADRKL, via the coding sequence ATGAATGGCAGGAGAGGAGCGAGTGCTTTGGGAAAAACAGCGAATACCGCTGGGGTTTCGATCATCGTGTGTACAAACCGTCCCCGATTCTTCGCAAATATGATCTCCAATTACCGGACCCAGCAGATGAAGAGCAAAGAGCTGATTATCATTCTGATCAAAGACAGTATGAATCTGGAGCGCTATCGGAAGAAGGTCCGGGCCTATCGGGATATCTCAATCTATAAGGTGCCGGAGAAAATCTCGCTCGGCCAATGCCTGAACTGCGGTATTGCCAAAGCGCGGTATCCGCTGATTGCCAAGTTCGACGATGATGACTATTACTCACCTTACTACTTGAAGGAACAGGTCAAAGAGCTGAACCGGACCAAAAGCGATATTATCGGCAAGCACGCCTGCCTGGTATACCTGGAATCGACCCGTCAGCTCATTATCCGGTCACCCAAGGAACAGCGTAAGCCGGTCATTTTTATACAAGGAGGAACGGTGTTATTCCGGAGACCGGTTGCGAAGCAGGTGCTATTCTCTGACCGTTCCGTAGGGGAGGATGTTGACTTTCTGCAAAGATGCAAAAAGAAGGGTTACCGCGCGTACGCTACCTCAGTGTATAACTATGTCTATATGCGTAGAAAAAATAAAGGCAGCCATACCTGGAAGGCCAAAGACAGCTTCTACCTAAAAGACAGCATCCCGCTGGCTGTCACCGACAACTACCGCCGCATTGCCGACCGTAAGCTTTAG
- a CDS encoding amylo-alpha-1,6-glucosidase, with protein MMNTEHKQLNRHILDEMKRFVPVEANRGVSFTNKEAAYYYTQSHVNDHVEHAEFEGLNLYKRKIFGGYELWADGLKLDNRQAEVWVYPYKLERKHGALTEELWMFDYVNVLEISLEGARDSIGIRLKGDKVRLKKEEDGLAFFTAAVGDWVIAVGSASGLPVDVQEEIVSSGGAAGGFYIAAAKTAEEAAGLIQEIRRTGDVLKKERVRRMATFLSENAYLEGGGDSFALALNWLHITMDQLVTRQQGDGIYAGLPWFNEYWGRDQFISLPGAVLVTGQFETARNILLSFAKYQNTDETSRYFGRVPNILAPENIDYHTTDGTPRFIIQLQDYVKYSGDTAVIPELYPAVMNSIEGSIRNWTDDKGYLLHDDNETWMDARDSELKSYSPRDTRANDIQALWYHQLLAGVYFAEYMNDSESASRWSGIADRLKQHFEQDYRAVEHDYLADRLDKDDQPEFSIRPNQLFALDMIGDRDFIDRSVRTAWEELVYPWGTASLDRHHPFFHPYHLTEEYHKDEAYHNGAVWLWLNGIAMQRMIEAGQEETAYELFKNMNNQALNLGVVGGLCENMDAYPREGQSWAKLTGAYLQAWSNAEQLRVWYQYFLGIRPDMINRTLALAPRLPREIEGLQTLVKVGDGSIGFVYEPGQEAQTYTYSFNGIDLSAVIDIAPFEVLRLNVTAGSKLSITRTELELTAELTDGSGSIVQKLKSLPSSERLKRQQDERRAFEGVKFAEPLSGKVHPVIEGRRK; from the coding sequence ATGATGAATACGGAACATAAACAACTGAACCGGCACATCCTGGACGAAATGAAGCGGTTTGTACCGGTCGAGGCCAATCGCGGCGTTTCATTTACCAACAAGGAAGCGGCCTATTACTATACCCAATCTCATGTCAATGATCATGTGGAGCACGCGGAGTTCGAGGGCCTCAATCTGTACAAGCGCAAAATCTTCGGCGGCTATGAGCTGTGGGCGGACGGGCTGAAGCTGGACAATCGGCAGGCCGAGGTTTGGGTATATCCCTACAAGCTGGAGCGCAAGCATGGAGCTTTGACTGAGGAACTGTGGATGTTCGATTATGTTAACGTTCTGGAGATCAGCCTTGAGGGCGCACGGGATAGCATCGGGATTCGGCTTAAAGGCGACAAGGTCCGATTGAAGAAGGAAGAGGACGGGCTTGCTTTTTTCACAGCGGCGGTAGGGGATTGGGTCATTGCTGTCGGTTCGGCAAGCGGTCTGCCGGTGGATGTCCAGGAGGAAATCGTGAGCTCCGGCGGAGCGGCGGGAGGTTTCTATATCGCGGCGGCCAAGACCGCAGAGGAAGCGGCAGGGCTGATCCAGGAAATACGGAGAACCGGTGATGTTTTGAAAAAAGAACGGGTGCGGCGCATGGCAACCTTTTTGAGCGAAAATGCCTATCTGGAAGGCGGTGGAGATTCGTTTGCCCTGGCCCTGAACTGGCTGCATATTACAATGGATCAATTGGTGACCCGCCAGCAGGGTGACGGAATCTATGCGGGGCTTCCCTGGTTTAATGAATATTGGGGCCGGGACCAGTTCATCTCCCTTCCGGGAGCGGTGCTGGTAACGGGGCAGTTCGAGACGGCCCGCAATATTTTGCTGTCTTTTGCCAAATACCAGAATACCGACGAGACCTCCCGCTACTTCGGCAGAGTTCCGAATATTCTCGCGCCGGAAAATATCGATTACCATACGACCGACGGGACACCGCGCTTTATTATCCAGCTTCAGGATTACGTCAAATATTCGGGCGACACAGCCGTTATCCCCGAGCTGTATCCTGCAGTGATGAATAGCATTGAGGGTTCGATTCGGAACTGGACGGACGACAAGGGCTATCTGCTTCATGACGACAACGAGACCTGGATGGACGCCCGTGATTCCGAACTGAAATCCTACTCGCCCCGCGATACCCGGGCAAATGACATTCAGGCGCTGTGGTATCACCAATTGCTGGCGGGAGTCTACTTTGCTGAGTACATGAACGATTCGGAGTCCGCGTCCCGGTGGAGCGGCATTGCCGACAGGCTGAAGCAGCATTTTGAACAGGACTATCGGGCTGTGGAGCATGACTATCTGGCCGACCGCCTCGACAAGGACGATCAGCCGGAATTCTCGATTCGTCCCAACCAGCTGTTCGCACTCGATATGATCGGGGACCGTGATTTCATCGACCGTTCCGTCCGGACGGCCTGGGAGGAGCTGGTCTATCCGTGGGGGACGGCTTCCCTCGACCGGCATCATCCTTTCTTCCATCCGTACCATTTGACCGAGGAATATCACAAGGATGAAGCCTACCACAACGGCGCGGTCTGGCTCTGGCTGAACGGCATCGCGATGCAGCGGATGATCGAAGCCGGGCAGGAGGAAACGGCATACGAATTGTTCAAAAATATGAACAATCAAGCGCTGAACCTGGGCGTGGTCGGAGGCCTGTGCGAGAATATGGACGCTTACCCGCGCGAAGGACAGAGCTGGGCCAAGCTGACGGGCGCGTACCTTCAGGCCTGGTCCAATGCCGAGCAGCTGCGGGTATGGTATCAATATTTTCTCGGAATCCGGCCGGACATGATCAACCGCACCCTGGCGCTGGCGCCCCGGCTTCCCCGCGAAATCGAAGGCTTGCAGACACTGGTCAAGGTGGGCGATGGAAGCATCGGCTTCGTCTATGAGCCCGGTCAGGAAGCGCAGACCTACACCTACTCATTCAATGGCATCGACCTCTCGGCAGTTATCGATATCGCACCTTTTGAGGTGCTGCGTCTTAACGTAACAGCAGGCTCCAAACTGTCGATTACCCGGACAGAGCTTGAGCTGACGGCAGAGCTGACGGATGGATCGGGTTCGATCGTGCAGAAGCTGAAGAGCTTGCCTTCTTCGGAGCGGTTGAAGCGGCAGCAGGACGAGCGGCGGGCTTTTGAAGGGGTGAAGTTTGCGGAGCCGCTGTCGGGGAAGGTGCATCCGGTTATTGAGGGGCGGAGGAAGTAG
- a CDS encoding MarR family winged helix-turn-helix transcriptional regulator has translation MKYNHSTSDPGEQPEINDPRGQLEIKLGEQLNALLSASHALNVRAAARFDSTLQAAAFHIVRWLYSYGPTSAAALAESTAMDRSAVSRLVKQLEALGYVRKDASPDDGRGVVLSLTEPGQQRMIGALKEKESTFFDRISSWSDAELQDFIRMLRHFNGFN, from the coding sequence ATGAAGTATAATCACAGCACAAGCGATCCGGGAGAGCAGCCGGAGATCAACGATCCGAGAGGACAGCTGGAGATTAAGCTGGGCGAGCAGCTGAACGCGCTCTTAAGCGCTTCGCATGCGCTCAATGTCAGAGCTGCGGCGCGGTTCGATTCTACCTTACAAGCCGCTGCCTTCCATATTGTCCGGTGGCTGTATTCGTATGGGCCGACAAGCGCCGCCGCACTGGCGGAATCTACCGCGATGGACCGGAGTGCGGTCAGCCGTCTCGTCAAGCAGCTGGAGGCCCTGGGCTATGTGAGAAAGGATGCATCTCCCGACGATGGCAGGGGAGTCGTTCTTTCCCTTACCGAGCCCGGGCAGCAGCGAATGATCGGGGCACTCAAGGAAAAAGAATCTACTTTTTTCGATCGAATCTCCAGCTGGAGCGATGCCGAGCTTCAGGATTTCATCCGGATGCTCCGGCATTTTAACGGCTTCAACTAG
- a CDS encoding nucleotidyltransferase domain-containing protein gives MYRHHQKAIEAIAGKLGAREEVVGVIIGGSIAHGYASETSDVDIMIVLSDEAYQQAIKTGDLGYFETESTPYEGGYVDGKCVSVDYIRKVAESGSEPAKFAFKDAFAAYSKVDGLEELIRAASSYPLDKKEENIQKFYAQFETWKWYYYEG, from the coding sequence ATGTATCGACACCATCAAAAGGCTATTGAAGCTATTGCCGGCAAGCTGGGGGCCAGGGAAGAAGTGGTTGGGGTCATCATTGGAGGGTCGATTGCACATGGATATGCCAGCGAAACCTCGGATGTTGATATTATGATTGTACTCAGCGACGAAGCTTATCAGCAGGCGATAAAGACAGGAGATCTCGGTTATTTTGAAACAGAGTCCACTCCTTATGAGGGCGGCTATGTGGACGGCAAATGTGTGTCGGTGGACTATATCCGCAAGGTCGCGGAGTCTGGAAGCGAGCCTGCAAAGTTTGCGTTCAAGGATGCTTTTGCCGCTTATTCCAAGGTTGATGGTCTGGAGGAGCTGATCCGGGCTGCATCCAGCTATCCGCTGGATAAGAAAGAGGAGAATATCCAGAAATTCTATGCCCAGTTCGAAACGTGGAAGTGGTACTACTACGAAGGATAA
- the ltrA gene encoding group II intron reverse transcriptase/maturase, translating into MKAEYRKGCPQRDSVEHEEYAGVRSAGAREGKERDGANDLMERILDRDNLNRAYKQVKSNHGAPGIDGMTVEAALPWLRENRDELLQSIREGKYKPSPVRRKEIPKPDGSGVRKLGIPTVVDRVIQQAISQQLQPLFEPLFSDGSYGYRRGRSAQQAIRKVKTYAEQGYGQAVEIDLSKYFDTLNHELLLNLLRKQIEDKRVIDLIKKYLKSGVMENGVRRATEEGSPQGGPLSPLLSNVYLNEFDQEMESRGVRVIRYADDIVVLAKSKRAAMRLLESSRTYLEQKLKLQMNPQKSKVVSVVAQKHFKFLGYALGKNGNGVYIRTHPQSLAKAKRKLKELTNRRQGRSAREVMENVKVYIRGWLGHFYVADMKRILQNWNEWLRRRMRMYIWKQWKKPRTKVQNLRKLGIPEWQAYQWGNTRRGYWRIARSAVLNRSVTNERLVQAGYYDFPAQYERLRQLHSNG; encoded by the coding sequence ATGAAAGCAGAATACCGAAAGGGCTGCCCTCAAAGGGATAGTGTGGAACACGAAGAGTATGCGGGAGTGCGGAGTGCCGGAGCTCGGGAAGGTAAAGAAAGAGACGGTGCAAACGATCTGATGGAACGCATCCTGGACAGAGATAATCTGAACCGGGCGTACAAACAGGTCAAAAGTAATCACGGAGCGCCCGGGATCGATGGGATGACCGTAGAGGCGGCGCTTCCGTGGCTGCGGGAAAACAGAGATGAACTGCTGCAAAGCATCCGGGAAGGGAAATACAAACCAAGCCCGGTGCGGCGCAAGGAAATCCCCAAACCAGATGGAAGCGGAGTGAGAAAGCTCGGCATCCCGACCGTCGTAGATCGGGTGATCCAGCAAGCGATCTCCCAGCAACTGCAACCGTTATTCGAGCCACTTTTCTCGGATGGAAGCTATGGCTACCGCCGGGGTCGAAGTGCGCAACAGGCCATTCGGAAAGTCAAAACGTACGCCGAGCAGGGCTATGGACAAGCGGTTGAAATCGATCTGTCGAAATACTTTGACACGTTGAACCATGAGCTTCTTTTGAACTTGCTGCGCAAACAGATCGAGGATAAACGCGTCATCGACCTGATCAAAAAGTACCTGAAAAGCGGAGTCATGGAAAACGGGGTACGACGCGCAACGGAGGAAGGATCGCCGCAAGGCGGGCCGCTGTCTCCGCTTTTGTCAAATGTCTATCTGAACGAATTCGATCAGGAGATGGAGAGCCGAGGCGTGAGGGTCATCCGCTATGCGGACGACATTGTCGTGCTGGCGAAGAGCAAACGAGCAGCCATGCGACTGCTGGAATCCAGCCGGACGTACTTGGAGCAGAAGCTAAAACTTCAAATGAACCCGCAGAAGAGTAAGGTCGTCAGCGTCGTGGCGCAGAAACACTTTAAATTCCTCGGCTATGCGCTGGGAAAGAACGGGAACGGTGTGTACATTCGCACCCATCCGCAATCTCTCGCTAAAGCAAAGAGGAAACTGAAAGAGCTCACGAATCGAAGACAAGGCAGGAGTGCAAGAGAGGTAATGGAGAACGTAAAAGTCTACATTCGCGGCTGGCTGGGTCACTTCTACGTAGCCGACATGAAGCGAATCCTGCAAAACTGGAATGAATGGCTGCGAAGGCGGATGCGCATGTACATCTGGAAGCAATGGAAGAAGCCAAGAACGAAGGTACAAAATCTGCGAAAGCTGGGGATACCGGAGTGGCAGGCTTACCAATGGGGAAATACAAGGCGGGGCTACTGGCGAATAGCCAGAAGCGCAGTATTGAATCGCTCTGTAACAAACGAAAGGCTCGTACAGGCAGGGTATTATGACTTCCCTGCCCAGTACGAGCGCTTGCGTCAATTGCACTCAAACGGTTGA
- a CDS encoding DNA/RNA nuclease SfsA: MPADFSLGQHLNATDITLSAALFYDGKGLSESTVLNNGGTYMLTAGIQYREKWLGHSKLDFLVGDTYLEVKTPLQNLMVDYPAHVKRKKVTPFHSTERFVKHINELADSLETHQRAILLSCFIYSCPSYKIPLNASNTAYVKEEVQRCIRKGIEIWQVNFNISPEGVVLQGYTNTTANFLEGGSALWGR, encoded by the coding sequence ATGCCAGCCGATTTCAGTCTTGGACAGCATCTGAACGCTACTGACATAACGCTGTCAGCAGCGTTGTTTTATGATGGGAAAGGATTATCGGAATCTACAGTCCTCAACAACGGAGGGACCTATATGTTAACAGCAGGCATCCAGTATAGGGAGAAATGGCTTGGTCATTCAAAGCTTGATTTTTTGGTCGGGGATACGTATCTGGAAGTGAAGACGCCGTTGCAGAATCTGATGGTAGACTATCCGGCTCATGTCAAAAGAAAGAAAGTGACACCTTTTCATTCAACCGAACGTTTTGTGAAGCATATCAATGAGCTCGCTGACAGCTTGGAGACGCATCAACGGGCCATTCTGTTATCTTGCTTTATTTATTCCTGTCCCAGCTACAAAATCCCTTTGAATGCTTCTAACACCGCTTATGTCAAAGAGGAGGTACAGCGCTGCATACGGAAAGGGATCGAGATTTGGCAGGTGAATTTCAATATAAGCCCGGAGGGAGTCGTCCTGCAAGGATACACGAATACGACAGCAAACTTCTTGGAGGGTGGGTCTGCGTTGTGGGGACGATGA
- a CDS encoding sugar phosphate isomerase/epimerase family protein codes for MKISVFYDHALTASGQTGLSIQEVLKQVKAYGIEGVELDFDQASADPEAIRSTLQEAGLTAACVYGFFDFGEQPQTERAHRFIETAAFLGADKVLAIPGFIEESAGAEERSQALQRMSEGLRDMCRYASDRGITVTMEDFDDSRAPFSTSAELLWFLEQVPELGCTFDTGNFKYRGEDELSAYEQLKNRIVHVHCKDRSLDNPEAGAPKIAADGTPLYPSPMGSGCIPIAEIVGKLVKSGYDGVYAIEHFDASNQLLFMKRSADWLRSVLETPNA; via the coding sequence ATGAAGATATCCGTATTCTACGATCATGCACTGACTGCAAGCGGACAGACGGGACTTTCCATTCAAGAGGTGCTGAAACAGGTGAAGGCGTATGGGATTGAGGGTGTCGAGCTGGACTTCGATCAGGCAAGCGCCGATCCGGAAGCGATCCGAAGCACTCTTCAGGAAGCGGGCTTGACAGCTGCTTGTGTGTACGGTTTTTTCGATTTTGGAGAACAGCCCCAGACCGAGCGTGCGCACCGCTTCATTGAGACGGCTGCATTCCTGGGAGCGGACAAGGTACTGGCCATTCCCGGATTTATCGAAGAATCTGCCGGAGCGGAAGAACGGAGCCAGGCGCTGCAACGGATGAGCGAAGGTCTGCGTGACATGTGCCGGTACGCATCGGACCGGGGCATAACAGTGACAATGGAGGATTTCGATGACAGCCGGGCGCCGTTCTCGACGTCAGCCGAGCTGTTGTGGTTCCTGGAGCAGGTTCCGGAGCTGGGCTGCACCTTCGATACGGGGAATTTCAAATACCGGGGCGAGGATGAACTATCGGCTTACGAGCAGCTTAAGAACCGAATCGTTCATGTTCATTGCAAAGACCGCTCGCTGGACAATCCCGAGGCGGGCGCGCCCAAGATTGCGGCAGACGGCACTCCGCTGTATCCCTCTCCGATGGGCTCGGGCTGCATCCCAATTGCAGAGATTGTCGGCAAGCTTGTCAAAAGCGGATATGACGGCGTCTACGCCATTGAGCATTTCGACGCTTCCAATCAGCTGCTGTTCATGAAACGGTCGGCAGACTGGCTGCGTTCCGTGCTCGAAACGCCAAACGCATAA
- a CDS encoding NucA/NucB deoxyribonuclease domain-containing protein — protein sequence MRKRKLNRNLILLILLLIVLAYLAERNGWVVQEQEPPGTAVVKLVFPSDEYPETAEHIQKAIESGEPSVCTIDRDGAEENRKESLKGVPTKKRYDRDEWPMAMCKEGGAGADIEYIKPADNRGAGSWIGNQLDEYPDGTRVEFIIP from the coding sequence GTGCGCAAACGAAAATTGAACCGAAATCTGATTCTCCTTATTTTGCTGCTGATCGTGCTGGCCTACCTCGCCGAACGGAACGGCTGGGTCGTTCAGGAGCAGGAGCCGCCGGGTACGGCGGTTGTGAAGCTGGTGTTCCCTTCGGACGAGTATCCGGAGACAGCAGAACATATCCAGAAGGCAATTGAAAGCGGAGAGCCGAGCGTCTGTACAATTGACCGGGATGGCGCCGAGGAGAACCGCAAGGAGTCGCTCAAAGGCGTTCCCACCAAGAAGCGTTATGACCGCGACGAATGGCCTATGGCCATGTGCAAGGAAGGCGGCGCAGGCGCGGACATCGAATACATAAAGCCGGCCGACAACCGCGGCGCGGGCAGCTGGATCGGCAATCAGCTCGATGAGTACCCGGATGGAACCCGGGTTGAATTCATCATCCCCTGA
- a CDS encoding HAD family hydrolase: MEEPTRIILWDFDGTLAYKPGLWSGTLMKVLDMYVPDHKINISQIKPYLQKGFPWHKSDESHHHLSTPESWWLQVEGVIANAYRAVGVSQELSGELARLVHQHVILSNHVPELPQIVEQLGLNQLIWNCISSAAIGYKKPHPEAFKIALSAFNNLSSVWMVGDSLEADVFGAQKMNIPAILVHSAHSEDVKYYASTLNDVITIIEDQTGAPHAG; encoded by the coding sequence ATGGAAGAACCAACGCGAATTATTTTATGGGATTTTGATGGCACGCTTGCTTATAAACCCGGTCTATGGAGCGGCACTTTAATGAAAGTCCTGGATATGTATGTGCCTGATCATAAGATCAACATTTCACAGATTAAGCCGTACCTTCAAAAGGGTTTTCCTTGGCATAAATCGGATGAATCCCATCATCATTTATCAACGCCAGAATCATGGTGGTTACAAGTAGAAGGCGTGATTGCTAACGCTTATCGAGCGGTTGGCGTTTCCCAAGAATTATCCGGCGAATTAGCCAGGTTAGTTCATCAACATGTGATTCTTTCCAATCATGTGCCTGAACTGCCACAAATCGTTGAGCAGCTTGGATTGAATCAACTGATATGGAATTGCATTTCTTCTGCAGCGATTGGGTACAAAAAACCTCATCCAGAAGCATTCAAAATAGCACTTTCTGCATTTAACAACTTATCATCAGTGTGGATGGTAGGCGATAGCCTAGAAGCGGATGTATTCGGTGCCCAAAAGATGAATATTCCTGCAATTCTCGTACATAGTGCCCATTCAGAAGACGTTAAATATTATGCAAGTACGTTGAACGACGTTATAACAATTATAGAAGATCAAACAGGGGCGCCACATGCTGGATGA
- a CDS encoding YolD-like family protein — MGKKLEGNGLWESSRMMLPEHKRRILEEQKETLRRERPVLDDQKREEMERLLTLSLREHVRVTLVLFDPFENVTLSGFVTSIHAHTREIKLQWSGEWKWISLDHIVEVQPA; from the coding sequence TTGGGCAAGAAACTCGAGGGAAACGGACTATGGGAGAGCAGCCGAATGATGCTGCCCGAGCATAAAAGACGGATACTGGAGGAACAGAAAGAGACGCTCCGGCGGGAGCGCCCTGTGCTGGACGATCAGAAGCGGGAAGAAATGGAGAGACTGCTGACACTTTCGCTGCGGGAGCATGTGCGGGTCACCCTGGTTCTGTTCGATCCGTTCGAGAATGTGACGCTGAGCGGCTTCGTCACCTCGATCCACGCGCATACCCGGGAAATCAAGCTTCAGTGGTCGGGCGAATGGAAATGGATCAGCCTCGACCACATTGTGGAGGTGCAGCCTGCCTGA
- a CDS encoding thermonuclease family protein, producing the protein MLKLKRIRLLAVLIAIALLGLEVWSGREEPQDYEDEVLATHTFSFILNQKAKVVSVTDGDTFTIRLDDGSKEKVRLILIDTPEMSPEEPYGPEASAFTRKLLQDKKVTLEFDKSERDRYGRLLAYAYIGEEMVNELLLEKGLARVAVFPPDVRYEERFRDVERKAQAAGLGIWSVE; encoded by the coding sequence ATGTTGAAACTGAAGCGAATCCGGCTTCTTGCGGTTCTGATCGCCATCGCTCTGCTGGGACTGGAAGTTTGGTCCGGAAGAGAAGAGCCTCAAGATTACGAGGACGAGGTCTTGGCTACTCATACTTTTAGCTTCATCCTCAACCAGAAAGCGAAGGTCGTCTCGGTTACAGACGGCGATACGTTTACTATCAGGCTGGACGACGGCTCAAAGGAGAAGGTGCGTCTCATTCTGATTGATACGCCTGAAATGTCGCCTGAAGAGCCATACGGACCGGAGGCTTCGGCCTTCACGAGAAAGCTTCTGCAGGACAAGAAGGTTACACTGGAGTTCGATAAATCCGAACGGGACCGTTACGGGCGCCTGCTCGCCTATGCTTACATCGGGGAAGAGATGGTCAATGAGCTGCTGCTTGAAAAGGGCCTTGCCCGCGTTGCTGTTTTTCCGCCTGATGTGAGATATGAGGAACGGTTCCGTGACGTTGAACGCAAGGCGCAGGCGGCCGGTCTTGGGATTTGGAGCGTGGAATAA
- a CDS encoding WGxxGxxG family protein, producing the protein MKKLMATLACSAVLSMSLAGAGYAESAAGTVGVYTNDGVTGNVTRGYNTTYPTGTYTNDGTMTNRAGTVAPLNTTRTGTYRATSTTATTTRGSNWGWLGLLGLFGLVGMRSRTGDRTTSGDRR; encoded by the coding sequence TTGAAAAAGCTGATGGCAACTCTTGCTTGCAGTGCTGTTCTGTCGATGAGTCTGGCTGGAGCCGGCTATGCCGAAAGTGCAGCGGGAACTGTTGGCGTGTACACCAATGACGGCGTGACCGGCAATGTGACTCGGGGCTATAACACGACTTACCCAACAGGCACATATACCAATGATGGTACAATGACGAACCGCGCCGGCACGGTAGCTCCGCTGAACACAACCCGTACCGGCACTTACCGCGCTACCAGCACGACAGCGACCACTACCCGCGGCTCGAACTGGGGCTGGCTCGGTCTGCTCGGCTTGTTCGGCCTAGTCGGCATGCGCAGCAGAACTGGTGACAGAACGACTAGCGGCGACCGCCGTTAA
- a CDS encoding YjcZ family sporulation protein, with the protein MCDNNSNNVAGAGYGGWTSTTTILVLFILLVIVSRTFFI; encoded by the coding sequence ATGTGTGACAACAACTCGAACAATGTCGCTGGTGCAGGCTACGGAGGCTGGACCTCGACCACGACAATTCTGGTTCTGTTCATTCTTCTGGTGATTGTCTCCCGTACCTTCTTTATCTAG
- a CDS encoding SDR family NAD(P)-dependent oxidoreductase: MPITSTIVITGATSGLGQLTAIELAKRGYNLVLTARSKERANETRTKIVESGAQVNVDFFFGDLSLMKDVKRVGVEIAAAYPRIDVLVNNAGIHAFESRATSEGFPEMIAVNYLAPWLLTQALKPSLQNAGQARVVNVASEASRNHGTLKLPEDLTDTAPFTARGSSAIYGKTKLLNIMFTAELARQWSGTGISVNALNPGFNVTGLGRELKFASVLERILKFLHIGDPRRGTEIITRLAVEPKYQQETGGYFNVGTGKSLTPVSPGGDPSMQKKLWKATQDLLGQKGPFSSS, from the coding sequence TTGCCTATTACATCTACCATTGTCATAACAGGAGCCACCAGCGGACTGGGTCAGCTTACTGCCATTGAACTCGCCAAGCGCGGGTATAACCTCGTTCTGACCGCAAGAAGCAAAGAGCGCGCGAACGAAACCAGAACCAAGATAGTAGAGAGCGGTGCTCAGGTGAACGTCGATTTCTTTTTCGGAGATCTCTCCTTAATGAAGGATGTTAAACGGGTCGGTGTCGAAATCGCTGCCGCCTATCCCAGAATCGACGTGCTCGTCAATAATGCCGGAATCCATGCATTTGAGTCCCGCGCCACCTCCGAAGGATTTCCCGAGATGATCGCGGTCAATTATTTGGCCCCGTGGCTGTTGACCCAAGCGCTGAAGCCATCCTTACAGAACGCGGGCCAAGCCAGAGTGGTCAATGTCGCTTCCGAAGCGTCCCGCAACCATGGCACCCTGAAGCTTCCGGAGGATTTAACCGACACCGCACCCTTCACTGCCCGTGGCTCATCCGCCATCTATGGCAAAACCAAGCTGCTCAATATCATGTTCACCGCTGAGCTCGCACGGCAATGGTCGGGAACCGGAATCAGCGTGAATGCGCTGAATCCCGGATTCAATGTGACCGGACTTGGACGCGAGCTTAAATTCGCTTCCGTTCTGGAACGAATTCTCAAGTTCCTTCATATCGGTGATCCGCGCAGAGGGACGGAGATTATCACCCGCTTAGCCGTGGAGCCGAAATATCAGCAGGAGACGGGAGGGTATTTTAACGTCGGAACAGGCAAGTCCCTCACCCCTGTCTCTCCCGGCGGAGATCCCTCGATGCAGAAGAAGCTGTGGAAAGCGACGCAAGATTTGCTTGGACAAAAGGGCCCCTTCTCTTCATCATGA